One part of the Pecten maximus chromosome 1, xPecMax1.1, whole genome shotgun sequence genome encodes these proteins:
- the LOC117343561 gene encoding uncharacterized protein LOC117343561 has translation MVKTKTTPVKQCPMCSFRANNMDDMRKHILECGLETMERKTLTCPDCSYKTFRAANMNRHRKRHTDNDRSAPKAVEQSLEENRPSTSSQAPAVQTDVESWKAQDPGDLLGEISESSEGNGLSSEDEGDSLLVGRTIRRPTRPEPVRAPKRKSETATLVKPHPKDPINMVPMPVVSTAPSAKKTCNYVNVATQTEQEPPASRRTVTKTTRYSEGGRDIQIVEFFEFFEQENLNRFS, from the coding sequence ATGGTTAAGACTAAGACAACTCCCGTCAAACAGTGCCCTATGTGTTCCTTCCGTGCCAACAACATGGATGACATGAGGAAGCATATCCTGGAGTGTGGCCTAGAGACAATGGAAAGGAAGACTCTCACGTGCCCTGATTGCAGCTACAAAACTTTCCGTGCTGCTAATATGAATCGGCACCGTAAACGTCATACTGACAACGACAGGAGTGCTCCCAAGGCTGTGGAACAGAGTTTGGAGGAAAACCGGCCTTCAACGTCATCCCAAGCTCCCGCTGTACAAACTGATGTAGAGAGCTGGAAGGCGCAGGATCCTGGTGACCTCCTGGGGGAGATATCGGAATCTTCTGAGGGTAATGGCTTGTCTTCTGAAGATGAGGGAGACAGTCTTCTGGTCGGGCGTACTATCAGAAGACCAACGCGACCAGAACCAGTTCGAGCCCCAAAGAGGAAGTCAGAAACTGCAACTTTAGTCAAGCCCCATCCGAAGGATCCTATCAACATGGTTCCAATGCCAGTGGTAAGCACTGCCCCAAGTGCAAAGAAAACATGCAACTACGTTAATGTTGCCACTCAGACAGAGCAAGAGCCGCCTGCTAGCCGAAGGACTGTAACGAAGACTACCCGGTATTCAGAGGGAGGACGGGACATCCAGATAGTCGAGTTTTTCGAGTTCTTTGAGCAGGAGAACCTCAATCGCTTTTCCTAA